The proteins below come from a single Perca flavescens isolate YP-PL-M2 chromosome 8, PFLA_1.0, whole genome shotgun sequence genomic window:
- the LOC114560568 gene encoding uncharacterized protein LOC114560568, producing MYHVVEFVNSKEVEVVHSNWPKGGQSFWPPFVSLAKLRRAAKDGVIPGADWTRFRVCVMYSHDVYEIACAKLLEATITSDLNTEDEDNRPEYMKRKNRGCRRIVSSSEEEEEEEEQGRTAAPRAPTKKKSYTILAPAPCIPSLDALGEGSQPAGQGFWSPGHISETTVDDPPSDANSSAAGLWDSPPSANITAASPPPWSPVSTTNSPIASQSQWATPPTSTHAAAGRSHSSDQTGYQNIPQVRDTQNRSSREVVPTAIAKEILIQLDSIREQQLLILVQLQKISSSQAVPDASPDPTHFGLPLSTIEALQHLEETLKNPEEKKNLTVLLGMVGGMTLKDTVGRVLKRAMNTSLARLINWSGANRKPAFKGLILKSVVLDAVRRNALTKDSTEKEIELLITRWLQLASDRDGGRSQRANRQTV from the exons ATGTATCATGTCGTGGAGTTTGTCAACTCAAAGGAGGTTGAAGTTGTCCACTCTAATTGGCCGAAAGGAGGCCAAAGTTTCTGGCCCCCTTTTGTATCTCTTGCAAAGCTGCGTAGGGCAGCTAAAGATGGGGTGATTCCCGGTGCTGACTGGACTCGATTCAGAGTCTGTGTAATGTATTCACATG ACGTGTATGAGATTGCCTGTGCAAAGCTGCTAGAGGCTACAATTACTTCTGATCTAAACACTGAAGATGAGGACAACAGGCCAGAGTACATGAAGAGAAAGAATAG AGGCTGTAGAAGAATAGTGAGCAGcagtgaagaggaggaggaggaagaggagcaggggAGGACTGCTGCACCTCGTGCCCCAACCAAAAAGAAATCTTACACTATACTTGCACCAGCCCCCTGCATCCCATCTCTTGATG CTCTAGGTGAAGGGAGTCAGCCAGCTGGTCAAGGTTTTTGGTCCCCAGGCCATATTTCAGAGACCACAGTTGATGATCCCCCTTCTGATGCAAACAGCTCGGCAGCAGGTCTCTGGGACTCTCCCCCTTCAGCAAACATCACAGCGGCTAGTCCACCACCGTGGTCACCAGTCTCCACTACAAACAGCCCGATAGCTAGTCAAAGTCAATGGGCTACGCCTCCTACCTCAACCCATGCAGCAGCTGGCAGGAGTCATTCATCAGACCAAACTGGATATCAA aACATCCCACAAGTACGTGACACACAAAACAGGTCTTCTCGTGAGGTAGTGCCTACAG CAATTGCCAAGGAGATCCTCATCCAACTTGATTCTATCAGAGAACAGCAGTTGCTCATCCTGGTGCAGCTCCAAAAAATCTCCAGCAGTCAAGCAGTTCCAGACGCCTCGCCAGACCCAACACATTTTGGGCTCCCACTTTCAACTATTGAGGCGCTACAACATTTAGAGGAGACATTAAAGAAtccagaagagaagaagaatttG ACTGTTCTCCTTGGAATGGTCGGAGGCATGACTCTTAAAGACACCGTGGGGCGGGTCCTGAAAAGAGCAATGAACACCTCCCTGGCTAGACTCATTAATTGGAGTGGGGCCAACCGAAAGCCTGCATTCAAAGGACTCATTTTGAAAAGTGTGGTTCTGG ATGCAGTCCGCCGGAATGCCCTGACCAAAGATTCTACGGAAAAGGAAATAGAGCTCCTCATCACCAGGTGGCTGCAGCTAGCCTCTGATAGGGATGGTGGCCGAAGCCAGAGGGCGAACAGGCAGACCGTGTAG
- the ndufa9a gene encoding NADH dehydrogenase [ubiquinone] 1 alpha subcomplex subunit 9, mitochondrial has product MATLALVSRPVGVLPKISSSCSSAVLSAASVTTVQQRKLHHAVIPKGKGGRSSSSGIAATVFGATGFLGRYVVNRLGRIGSQIVLPHRCDQYDIMYLRPMGDLGQIIFMEWDARNKESIKRALEHSNVVINLVGREWETSNYRYEDVFVTIPQQIAKAAREAGITKFVHMSHLNADIRSPSKYLRNKAVGEAAVRDEFPDAIIMKPSEIFGREDRFFNYFANMRWFGNAVPLISLGKKTVKQPVHVVDVAKAIINAVRDPDANGKTYALVGPNRYLLHDLVEYIYAVAHRPFVPYPLPRPLYHLAAQFFAMNPFEPWTTADKVDRFHTTDLKYPGLPGLEDLGITPSTVEQKAIEILRRHRRFRYLEADLDETKPAKTVNY; this is encoded by the exons ATGGCGACCTTAGCGCTGGTTAGCCGTCCTGTGGGTGTCCTTCCAAAGATTTCAA GTAGCTGCTCCTCTGCTGTATTGTCCGCTGCCTCCGTCACCACAGTCCAGCAGAGGAAGCTCCACCATGCTGTCATCCCCAAAGGGAAAGGAGGACGCTCGTCCTCCAGTGGAATAGCGGCAACAGTGTTTGGTGCCACAGGTTTTCTGGGTCGATACGTGGTCAACAGGCTGG GTCGGATTGGCTCTCAGATTGTACTCCCTCACCGCTGTGATCAGTATGACATCATGTACTTAAGGCCCATGGGTGATCTTGGACAGATCATTTTCATG GAGTGGGATGCCAGGAACAAAGAATCCATCAAACGGGCTTTGGAGCACTCTAATGTTGTCATTAACCTAGTGGGCAGAGAGTGGGAGACAAG CAACTATCGCTATGAAGATGTCTTTGTGACCATCCCTCAGCAGATTGCCAAGGCAGCCAGAGAGGCCGGCATCACAAAGTTTGTCCACATGTCTCACCTCAATGCTGACATACGCAGCCCGTCCAAATACCTGAGGAACAAG GCTGTAGGAGAGGCAGCAGTGAGAGATGAGTTTCCTGATGCAATCATCATGAAGCCCTCTGAGATCTTTGGGCGGGAGGACAGATTCTTCAACTATTTTGCAA ACATGCGCTGGTTTGGCAATGCTGTTCCACTCATATCCCTGGGGAAGAAGACCGTAAAGCAGCCTGTTCAT GTGGTGGATGTGGCCAAGGCCATAATCAATGCTGTCAGAGACCCTGATGCTAATGGAAAGACGTATGCATTAGTTGG TCCCAACCGTTACCTCCTTCATGACCTGGTAGAGTACATCTACGCGGTGGCACACAGACCTTTTGTGCCCTACCCCCTGCCCCGCCCACTCTATCA CCTTGCTGCTCAGTTTTTCGCCATGAACCCATTTGAGCCGTGGACAACCGCAGACAAAGTTGACAGG tttcaCACAACAGACCTGAAGTACCCAGGACTTCCCGGTCTGGAGGATCTTGGTATCACTCCTTCCACTGTAGAACAAAAGGCAATTGAGATTCTGCGTCGCCATCGCCGATTCCGTTACCTGGAAGCTGACCTGGATGAGACGAAGCCAGCCAAGACCGTCAACTATTAA